One segment of Vagococcus martis DNA contains the following:
- a CDS encoding dCTP deaminase/dUTPase family protein — MSKVRGFEKVSTFEDINLPKRATKSAAGYDFESAVDIVIPSIWRQGIAKVLKAVLSKEILTVDADMQKELKSTLVPTGVKSYMGDDEFLQIANRSSNPLKNFLVLTNGVGIIDSDYYNNAENEGHIMIQLLNFGLTDKHIKKGDRIAQGIFLPFLKADNDSAETERTGGFGSSGK; from the coding sequence ATGAGTAAAGTAAGAGGGTTTGAAAAAGTGTCAACATTTGAGGATATTAATTTACCAAAAAGAGCAACCAAAAGTGCCGCAGGTTATGATTTTGAGTCAGCTGTTGATATTGTGATTCCAAGTATTTGGAGGCAAGGAATTGCTAAAGTATTAAAAGCCGTTTTATCAAAAGAAATATTAACAGTGGATGCTGATATGCAAAAAGAGTTAAAATCAACGCTTGTTCCAACAGGAGTAAAATCATATATGGGTGATGATGAATTTTTACAAATTGCGAATCGTTCAAGTAACCCGTTAAAAAACTTTTTAGTGTTAACAAACGGTGTAGGGATTATTGATAGTGATTATTATAATAATGCAGAAAATGAAGGGCATATTATGATTCAATTATTAAATTTTGGTTTAACAGATAAACACATCAAAAAAGGAGACCGTATTGCTCAAGGCATCTTTTTACCTTTTTTAAAAGCAGATAATGATTCGGCAGAAACAGAGCGTACAGGTGGGTTTGGTTCATCAGGTAAATAA
- a CDS encoding KUP/HAK/KT family potassium transporter: MGVVYGDIGTSPLYVMKAIVDGNGGLAHVSETFILGAVSLVFWTLTLLTTIKYVMIALNADNHGEGGIFSLFTLVRKNSRYLLYPAMLGGATLLADGILTPAVTVTTAVEGLRGIPSFYEMFGDSQQIIVIITVIIIFSLFMVQRLGTKKVGTLFGPIMFGWFTFIGLIGLSNFMGNLSVIRALNPYYAVHLLFSGENKLGILILGSVFLATTGAEALYSDLGHAGRKNIRVSWPYIKVCLVLNYFGQAAWIIRVKDIPEYQNIDMLNPFFRMMPQSLTIVGVIFATVAAIIASQSLISGSYTLASEAIKLRLLPRMKIIYPTDQKGQLYIPAINNMLMIGCLAVVFGFQTSARMEAAYGLAITITMLMTTILLLVYLLQEGTPRPLAYLIFIFFAGIESIFFVSSASKFMHGGYVALGIALIIFLIMLIWHRGNIITEATSKRISLYDYKEQLGELRDDTDWPQLQTNLVFLTSKIKGHLINREIMYSILDKSPKRAKVYWFVNVFVTDEPYTKEYYVDMMETDYIVNVQLRLGFKMPQEVNVYLRQIVYDLMNEGKLPKQPQKYSITPGRDTGDFSFVLIREELSRVTELNWLDTLVMQAKLGIKRSAVDPAKWYGLEYSDVIMEYVPLVIQPKKNKVTLRQVQVKEFNEDDDE, encoded by the coding sequence ATGGGAGTTGTTTATGGAGATATTGGAACCAGTCCTTTGTACGTTATGAAAGCCATTGTGGATGGAAATGGAGGACTAGCTCACGTATCAGAGACGTTTATCTTAGGTGCGGTATCATTAGTTTTTTGGACATTAACCTTATTAACAACGATAAAATATGTCATGATTGCACTAAACGCTGATAATCACGGTGAGGGTGGTATTTTTTCACTTTTCACATTAGTTAGAAAGAATAGTCGTTATTTGCTTTATCCTGCAATGTTAGGTGGGGCAACATTACTCGCTGATGGGATTTTAACGCCAGCAGTAACGGTCACAACAGCTGTTGAAGGCCTTAGAGGGATTCCTTCTTTTTACGAGATGTTTGGCGATAGTCAACAAATTATTGTCATTATAACGGTTATTATTATTTTTTCATTATTTATGGTACAACGATTAGGAACAAAAAAAGTCGGCACACTGTTTGGCCCGATTATGTTTGGTTGGTTTACATTTATTGGATTAATTGGTCTATCAAACTTCATGGGAAATCTTTCAGTTATTCGTGCACTAAACCCATATTATGCTGTTCATTTACTGTTTTCGGGGGAAAATAAATTAGGGATACTTATTTTGGGAAGCGTGTTTCTAGCAACAACTGGAGCGGAAGCATTGTATTCAGATTTGGGGCATGCTGGTAGAAAAAATATTCGTGTAAGTTGGCCTTATATTAAAGTCTGTTTAGTTTTAAATTACTTTGGTCAAGCAGCATGGATTATCCGTGTTAAAGATATACCTGAGTATCAAAATATTGATATGCTTAATCCATTCTTTAGAATGATGCCACAATCACTGACTATTGTAGGAGTGATTTTTGCCACAGTTGCGGCGATTATTGCGTCACAATCATTAATTTCTGGTTCGTATACATTGGCCTCAGAAGCAATTAAATTACGTTTACTACCAAGGATGAAAATTATTTATCCCACTGACCAAAAGGGGCAATTGTATATTCCAGCGATTAACAATATGTTAATGATTGGCTGTTTAGCTGTTGTGTTTGGCTTTCAAACATCTGCTCGTATGGAGGCTGCTTATGGGCTAGCAATCACCATTACAATGTTAATGACAACTATCTTGTTACTTGTTTACTTACTACAAGAAGGCACACCAAGACCACTAGCGTATCTGATTTTTATCTTTTTTGCAGGGATTGAAAGTATCTTTTTTGTTTCAAGTGCGTCTAAGTTTATGCATGGAGGCTATGTGGCATTAGGAATCGCTCTAATTATTTTCCTCATCATGCTCATTTGGCATCGTGGAAATATCATTACAGAAGCAACATCTAAACGGATTTCCTTATATGACTACAAAGAGCAATTAGGAGAGTTAAGGGATGATACGGATTGGCCACAACTTCAAACTAACTTGGTCTTTCTAACATCTAAAATTAAAGGTCATTTAATTAATCGAGAAATCATGTATTCAATTTTAGATAAAAGCCCAAAACGAGCGAAAGTATATTGGTTTGTGAATGTCTTTGTTACCGATGAACCATACACTAAGGAATATTATGTGGATATGATGGAGACGGATTACATCGTGAATGTACAATTACGATTAGGATTTAAAATGCCGCAAGAAGTGAATGTCTATTTACGACAAATTGTTTATGATTTAATGAATGAAGGAAAGCTACCAAAACAACCACAAAAATATTCGATTACACCAGGAAGAGATACGGGAGATTTTTCATTTGTGTTGATACGCGAAGAGCTATCACGTGTGACGGAATTAAACTGGTTAGATACTTTAGTGATGCAAGCTAAACTTGGCATTAAGCGTTCAGCAGTTGATCCAGCTAAATGGTATGGCCTAGAATATAGTGATGTGATTATGGAGTATGTGCCATTAGTAATCCAGCCGAAGAAAAATAAAGTTACCTTGCGACAAGTTCAAGTAAAAGAATTTAACGAAGATGATGATGAATAA